A genomic region of Clavibacter michiganensis subsp. insidiosus contains the following coding sequences:
- a CDS encoding S9 family peptidase, with amino-acid sequence MTDPAVPAVSSPASDSPSTPPVAEQRPIERTFHGDTFVDRYEWLRDKDDAAVIAHLEAENAYTEGATAHLEPLRERIFTEIKDRTQETDLSVPVREGDWWYYARTVEGSQYAIRCRRPVAGPDDWTPPAVEPAADGAAIPGEQVLLDSNAEAEGHEFFSLGAFEVSPDGSLLAYSTDTEGDERFTLKVRDLATGEDLADEISGTSHGATFSAHGDHLFYVTVDDVWRPDTVWRHRVGSPASQDVKVFTEPDESYFVGFGMTRSRQYLVIEVGSKITTEVLLLDAGDPTGSFRPVWPRRHGVEYDVDHAVIDGSDRLLILHNDGATNFELVDVPADDPTSTTDRQVVIPHDDEVRLEDASAFADHLVISYRREGLTRVGVIPFDRVLDGEQLHEIAFDEPIYTVGTAGNPEFAQPTVRLGYTSLATPATTYDYVLATRELRLLKQQPVRGGYDPDDYVQTREWATAEDGTEIPLSVVYKRGLVHPGTPAPLLLYGYGSYEASIDPSFSIARLSLLDRGMAFVIAHVRGGGEMGRRWYDEGKTLTKKNTFTDFVAAADRLIARGWTSPENLVAEGRSAGGLLMGAVANIAPDRFAGILAGVPFVDALTSILDPSLPLTVIEWDEWGDPLHDPEVYAYMKSYTPYENVREGVEYPRILAVTSLNDTRVLYVEPAKWTARLREAGAPVLLRTEMQAGHGGKSGRYDAWRERASDYAWVLDVAGLA; translated from the coding sequence ATGACCGACCCCGCCGTCCCGGCCGTCTCCTCCCCCGCATCCGACTCCCCCTCCACCCCTCCCGTCGCGGAGCAGCGGCCCATCGAGCGCACGTTCCACGGCGACACGTTCGTGGACCGCTACGAGTGGCTGCGCGACAAGGACGACGCCGCGGTCATCGCGCACCTCGAGGCCGAGAACGCGTACACGGAAGGCGCGACCGCGCACCTCGAGCCGCTGCGCGAGCGGATCTTCACGGAGATCAAGGACCGCACGCAGGAGACCGACCTCTCGGTGCCCGTCCGCGAGGGCGACTGGTGGTACTACGCCCGCACCGTCGAGGGATCGCAGTACGCGATCCGCTGCCGCCGTCCCGTGGCCGGCCCCGACGACTGGACCCCGCCCGCCGTCGAGCCCGCCGCCGACGGCGCCGCGATCCCCGGCGAGCAGGTGCTCCTCGACTCCAACGCCGAGGCGGAGGGCCACGAGTTCTTCTCGCTGGGCGCGTTCGAGGTCAGCCCGGACGGGTCGCTCCTCGCCTACTCGACCGACACCGAGGGCGACGAGCGGTTCACGCTCAAGGTCCGCGACCTCGCCACGGGCGAGGACCTGGCCGACGAGATCTCCGGCACCAGCCACGGCGCCACCTTCTCGGCGCACGGCGACCACCTCTTCTACGTCACGGTCGACGACGTCTGGCGCCCCGACACCGTCTGGCGCCACCGCGTCGGGAGCCCCGCGTCCCAGGACGTGAAGGTGTTCACCGAGCCCGACGAGAGCTACTTCGTCGGCTTCGGCATGACGCGCAGCCGGCAGTACCTCGTGATCGAGGTGGGCTCGAAGATCACGACCGAGGTGCTGCTGCTCGACGCGGGTGACCCCACGGGTTCGTTCCGCCCGGTGTGGCCGCGCCGCCACGGCGTCGAGTACGACGTCGACCACGCGGTCATCGACGGATCCGACCGGCTCCTGATCCTGCACAACGACGGCGCCACCAACTTCGAGCTCGTCGACGTGCCGGCCGACGACCCGACCTCCACGACCGACCGCCAGGTCGTCATCCCCCACGACGACGAGGTGCGCCTCGAGGACGCCAGCGCGTTCGCCGACCACCTCGTGATCTCCTACCGCCGCGAGGGCCTCACGCGCGTCGGCGTGATCCCCTTCGACCGCGTCCTCGACGGCGAGCAGCTGCACGAGATCGCGTTCGACGAGCCGATCTACACGGTCGGCACCGCGGGCAACCCGGAGTTCGCGCAGCCCACCGTGCGCCTCGGCTACACGAGCCTCGCGACCCCGGCCACGACCTACGACTACGTGCTCGCGACGCGCGAGCTGCGGCTCCTCAAGCAGCAGCCCGTGCGCGGCGGCTACGACCCCGACGACTACGTGCAGACCCGCGAGTGGGCGACCGCGGAGGACGGCACGGAGATCCCGCTCTCCGTGGTCTACAAGCGCGGCCTCGTGCACCCCGGCACGCCCGCGCCCCTGCTGCTCTACGGCTACGGCTCGTACGAGGCGAGCATCGACCCGTCGTTCTCCATCGCCCGGCTGTCGCTGCTCGACCGCGGCATGGCGTTCGTCATCGCGCACGTGCGCGGCGGCGGCGAGATGGGCCGGCGCTGGTACGACGAGGGCAAGACGCTCACCAAGAAGAACACGTTCACGGACTTCGTCGCGGCCGCCGACCGCCTCATCGCGCGCGGGTGGACGAGCCCGGAGAATCTCGTGGCCGAGGGCCGCAGCGCCGGCGGCCTGCTGATGGGCGCGGTCGCGAACATCGCGCCCGACCGGTTCGCCGGGATCCTCGCGGGCGTGCCGTTCGTGGACGCGCTCACGAGCATCCTCGACCCGTCGCTGCCGCTCACCGTGATCGAGTGGGACGAGTGGGGCGACCCGCTGCACGACCCCGAGGTGTACGCGTACATGAAGTCCTACACGCCGTACGAGAACGTGCGCGAGGGCGTCGAGTACCCGCGGATCCTCGCGGTCACGAGCCTCAACGACACGCGCGTGCTCTACGTCGAGCCCGCCAAGTGGACGGCCCGCCTCCGCGAGGCCGGCGCGCCCGTGCTGCTGCGCACCGAGATGCAGGCCGGCCACGGCGGCAAGTCAGGCCGCTACGACGCGTGGCGAGAGCGCGCCTCCGACTACGCGTGGGTGCTCGACGTGGCGGGGCTCGCTTGA
- a CDS encoding LPXTG cell wall anchor domain-containing protein, producing the protein MFGQILLTLVGIGLILLSIPYGATDAAGSWWGVLGGALIVVGAVIVAVRRRRPRPED; encoded by the coding sequence ATGTTCGGACAGATCCTCCTCACCCTCGTGGGCATCGGATTGATCCTCTTGTCGATCCCGTACGGAGCGACTGACGCGGCGGGCAGCTGGTGGGGTGTGCTCGGTGGCGCGCTCATCGTCGTGGGTGCCGTGATCGTCGCGGTCCGGCGGCGACGACCACGACCGGAGGACTGA
- a CDS encoding maltokinase N-terminal cap-like domain-containing protein: MQHHDLSVIPDFLAAWMREQRWFASKGTEPRLERIGGWSFSDEGWFARIETHLIIDHGSAKPVLYQVPLTYRQAPLEELKPFHIGTTVEDDGVELHVYDGPHDPAYAWALIRTILDDREADVDETSLGATARGQRQPGVEIATVVGSHVLSGEQSNTSIIYDMVSADGHAVNPMIVKVFRALHHGENPDVVLQSAIAGAGSRLVPQTMGSVLAQWSDSGREEGRAVGHVAFAQEFLPGVTDAWRVALRAAEADADFQAEARALGEATADVHATLAAALPTVEATPEVIEGIMVSFRRRHATAEREVPEIAAFHDAIASVYDAAERGEWPKLQRIHGDYHLGQVLSVPNRGWVLLDFEGEPMRPMHERSLADVTLRDVAGMLRSFDYVAGSYALAHPGKTAAAWASAARRAFVDGYIARSGTDLRANRALLDAFEIDKAVYEAIYEVRNRPGWLSIPLQAVARLATRSSTLGAATTPGATGPREAGPITS, encoded by the coding sequence ATGCAGCACCACGACCTCAGCGTCATCCCCGACTTCCTCGCCGCGTGGATGCGCGAGCAGCGCTGGTTCGCCTCCAAGGGCACCGAGCCGCGCCTCGAGCGCATCGGCGGCTGGAGCTTCAGCGACGAGGGCTGGTTCGCCCGCATAGAGACGCACCTGATCATCGACCACGGCAGCGCGAAGCCCGTGCTGTACCAGGTGCCGCTCACCTACCGGCAGGCGCCGCTGGAGGAGCTGAAGCCCTTCCACATCGGCACCACCGTCGAGGACGACGGCGTCGAGCTGCACGTGTACGACGGCCCGCACGACCCCGCGTACGCGTGGGCGCTCATCCGCACGATCCTCGACGACCGCGAGGCCGACGTCGACGAGACCTCGCTCGGCGCGACCGCGCGCGGGCAGCGCCAGCCGGGCGTGGAGATCGCGACCGTCGTCGGATCCCACGTGCTCTCGGGCGAGCAGTCGAACACGTCGATCATCTACGACATGGTCTCGGCCGACGGCCACGCCGTGAACCCGATGATCGTCAAGGTCTTCCGCGCGCTGCACCACGGCGAGAACCCGGACGTCGTGCTCCAGTCCGCCATCGCGGGCGCCGGATCCCGGCTCGTGCCGCAGACCATGGGCAGCGTGCTCGCCCAGTGGAGCGACTCCGGCCGCGAGGAGGGGCGCGCCGTCGGGCACGTCGCCTTCGCGCAGGAGTTCCTGCCCGGCGTCACCGACGCGTGGCGGGTCGCGCTCCGCGCCGCCGAGGCCGACGCCGACTTCCAGGCCGAGGCCCGCGCGCTCGGCGAGGCGACCGCCGACGTGCACGCCACGCTCGCCGCCGCGCTCCCGACCGTCGAGGCCACGCCCGAGGTCATCGAGGGGATCATGGTCAGCTTCCGCCGCCGCCACGCGACGGCCGAGCGCGAGGTCCCCGAGATCGCCGCCTTCCACGACGCCATCGCGAGCGTGTACGACGCCGCCGAGAGGGGCGAGTGGCCGAAGCTGCAGCGGATCCACGGCGACTACCACCTGGGACAGGTGCTCTCGGTGCCGAACCGCGGCTGGGTCCTCCTCGACTTCGAGGGCGAGCCGATGCGGCCGATGCACGAGCGCTCGCTCGCCGACGTGACGCTCCGCGACGTCGCCGGCATGCTCCGCTCGTTCGACTACGTCGCGGGCTCCTACGCGCTCGCGCACCCCGGCAAGACCGCGGCCGCGTGGGCGTCCGCCGCCCGCCGCGCGTTCGTCGACGGCTACATCGCCCGCTCCGGCACCGACCTCCGCGCGAACCGGGCCCTCCTCGACGCCTTCGAGATCGACAAGGCCGTCTACGAGGCGATCTACGAGGTCCGCAACCGCCCCGGATGGCTGTCGATCCCGCTGCAGGCGGTCGCGCGCCTCGCCACCCGCTCCAGCACGCTCGGCGCGGCGACGACGCCGGGCGCGACCGGGCCGCGCGAGGCGGGGCCGATCACCTCCTGA
- a CDS encoding mycoredoxin translates to MAPETSSYVPAPGRITMFSTTWCGYCRRLKSQLDTAGIGYDEVDIEQVPGTAELVEAINGGDQTVPTVLFPDGSSATNPSLADVTAKVA, encoded by the coding sequence ATGGCGCCCGAGACCTCCTCCTACGTACCTGCCCCCGGGCGGATCACGATGTTCTCCACCACCTGGTGCGGCTACTGCCGCCGGCTGAAGTCCCAGCTCGACACGGCCGGCATCGGCTACGACGAGGTGGACATCGAGCAGGTGCCCGGCACCGCGGAGCTCGTGGAGGCCATCAACGGCGGCGACCAGACCGTCCCCACCGTGCTGTTCCCCGACGGCTCGTCCGCCACCAACCCGTCGCTCGCCGACGTGACCGCGAAGGTGGCCTGA
- a CDS encoding D-arabinono-1,4-lactone oxidase yields MTDTIEQGTAGTNWAGNYAYKADEVRTPTSVEELRDIVRDAPRIRVLGSRHSFNDIADSEVLVSLAELPADLVIDRDASTVTFSAGLAYGKLAELLGEEGLAIHNLASLPHISVGGAIATATHGSGIGNGNLGTAVAALEMITADGETVTYRRGDDDFDGVVVGLGALGVVTRVTLDVEPAYLVRQRVFEGLSWDAFDENLEDVFGGAYSVSVFTRFGEATDQVWLKSRVQLDVDGQPEDEVVVADYFGAPAATEERHPILGIDPVNSTSQLGVVGLWSDRLSHFKMGFTPSDGEEIQSEFHVPLDRAVEAVRALRGMGDRIRPILLVCELRAVAEDRLWLSPQFGQTTIGLHFTWKRDQAAVEAVLVELEAAIRPFGARPHWGKVFTATAADIAPLYPRSGDFLALAERLDPAGKFRNAWFERSLLG; encoded by the coding sequence ATGACCGACACCATCGAGCAGGGCACGGCGGGCACCAACTGGGCCGGCAACTACGCGTACAAGGCGGACGAGGTCCGCACGCCGACGAGCGTCGAGGAGCTGCGGGACATCGTCCGCGACGCTCCCCGGATCCGGGTCCTCGGATCCCGCCACTCGTTCAACGACATCGCCGACTCGGAGGTGCTGGTCTCGCTCGCCGAGCTGCCGGCCGACCTCGTGATCGACCGCGACGCCAGCACCGTCACGTTCTCCGCGGGCCTCGCCTACGGGAAGCTCGCCGAGCTGCTCGGCGAGGAGGGCCTCGCGATCCACAACCTCGCGTCGCTGCCGCACATCTCGGTCGGCGGCGCCATCGCGACGGCGACCCACGGATCCGGCATCGGCAACGGCAACCTCGGTACGGCCGTCGCGGCCCTCGAGATGATCACGGCCGACGGCGAGACCGTCACGTACCGCCGCGGGGACGACGACTTCGACGGCGTCGTGGTGGGCCTCGGCGCGCTCGGCGTGGTCACGCGCGTCACCCTCGACGTCGAGCCGGCCTACCTCGTGCGCCAGCGCGTCTTCGAGGGCCTCTCCTGGGACGCGTTCGACGAGAACCTCGAGGACGTCTTCGGCGGCGCCTACAGCGTCAGCGTCTTCACGCGCTTCGGCGAGGCCACCGACCAGGTGTGGCTGAAGAGCCGGGTGCAGCTCGACGTCGACGGCCAGCCCGAGGACGAGGTCGTCGTGGCCGACTACTTCGGGGCGCCCGCCGCCACCGAGGAGCGCCACCCCATCCTCGGCATCGACCCCGTCAACAGCACGTCGCAGCTCGGGGTCGTGGGCCTCTGGTCCGACCGGCTCTCGCACTTCAAGATGGGCTTCACGCCGAGCGACGGCGAGGAGATCCAGTCGGAGTTCCACGTGCCGCTCGACCGGGCCGTCGAGGCCGTGCGGGCGCTGCGCGGCATGGGCGACCGGATCCGCCCGATCCTCCTCGTGTGCGAGCTGCGCGCGGTCGCCGAGGACCGGCTGTGGCTGAGCCCCCAGTTCGGGCAGACGACCATCGGCCTGCACTTCACGTGGAAGCGCGACCAGGCGGCCGTCGAGGCGGTGCTCGTCGAGCTCGAGGCGGCGATCCGGCCGTTCGGCGCGCGCCCGCACTGGGGCAAGGTCTTCACCGCGACCGCGGCCGACATCGCCCCGCTGTACCCGCGATCGGGCGACTTCCTGGCCCTCGCGGAGCGCCTCGATCCCGCGGGCAAGTTCCGCAACGCCTGGTTCGAGCGCTCCCTCCTCGGATGA
- a CDS encoding glycoside hydrolase family 2 TIM barrel-domain containing protein, which translates to MTHALPYFEDFAPTTGAARRPRSCLHSDAPRIVLNGDWRFRLSPTPRGLSDEMADPAFDDSGWDEIPVPSHWVLGQDGRFGLPAYTNVQYPFPVEPPFVPDENPTGDYRVEIDVPTDWQSLERVVLRFEGVESAFKVWLNGDEVGTAMGSRLSHEFDVTASLRPGSNVLAVRVHQWSIASYLEDQDQWWMPGIFRDVTLLGRPEGGIDDAWTRAEYDHETGAGTVHVEVDAEPTAFPVTFEVDGLGIHVTWDTPADIAPVHVDRVEPWSAESPTQYQGFLRTNVEALSTRLGFRTVRIEGDRFLVNGRRVVFHGVNRHEAHPERGRVFDEEHARADMLLMKQHNVNAIRTSHYPPHPRVLDLADELGFWVIDECDLETHGFEFGGWVGNPSDDPRFADAYLDRIERTIERDKNHPSIVMWSLGNESGTGRNLAAMSAWVHRRDPGRPVHYEGDYTGEYTDVYSRMYSNLQETESIGSDGIPGDLLGCTPGEGMRQRTKPFILCEYVHAMGNGPGQIGEYEDLVLRYPRLHGGFVWEWRDHGILTETADGEAFYAYGGDFGEVVHDGNFVMDGMVLPDDTPTPGLAEYKAVVQPVAFGLERDGGSATLVVENRYHSISTAHASLVWVLAVDGDDMATGVLDAAAVAAGDTARIPLPADALDAGELAADGAEGSAPEVWLTVQAILRDDAPWAEAGHVVAVEQFDLTPAPRPAVPARWVDADEETYPASGATRLTLGDGEFDLATGRLGRLGSLEVDGPRLELWRAPTDNDRSDSSGSYELADPRLTFGTGVPGPSSEARWRQAGLDRLTHRVRSVKVGSGSLTVVVRTSAAQSFDSVDTTYCWTEGADGDLGLRVDIVPSAGWAITWPRVGIRIDLPASVTNAEWYGTGPFESYPDSRRAALVGRFSSLVDDLGAVYSMPQETGHRSDLRELELGTFDGEGGIVIQARPDTAGRRPGFTASRHTPQELDRAAHPHELPASEAVHLYIDAAQHGLGSRACGLDVLPEHQLWPSARTLELTIRSR; encoded by the coding sequence ATGACGCACGCCCTCCCCTACTTCGAGGACTTCGCCCCCACGACGGGCGCGGCCCGCCGCCCCCGGTCCTGCCTCCACTCGGATGCGCCCCGCATCGTGCTGAACGGCGACTGGCGGTTCCGCCTCTCCCCCACCCCCCGCGGCCTCTCCGACGAGATGGCCGACCCCGCGTTCGACGACTCCGGCTGGGACGAGATCCCCGTGCCGAGCCACTGGGTGCTCGGCCAGGACGGCCGCTTCGGCCTCCCCGCCTACACGAACGTGCAGTACCCGTTCCCCGTCGAGCCGCCCTTCGTGCCGGACGAGAACCCCACGGGCGACTACCGCGTCGAGATCGACGTGCCGACGGACTGGCAGTCGCTCGAGCGCGTCGTGCTCCGCTTCGAGGGCGTCGAGTCGGCGTTCAAGGTCTGGCTGAACGGCGACGAGGTCGGCACCGCGATGGGATCCCGCCTCTCGCACGAGTTCGACGTCACCGCATCGCTGCGCCCCGGATCCAACGTGCTCGCCGTGCGCGTGCACCAGTGGTCGATCGCCAGCTACCTCGAGGACCAGGACCAGTGGTGGATGCCCGGCATCTTCCGCGACGTCACCCTCCTCGGGCGTCCCGAGGGCGGCATCGACGACGCGTGGACCCGCGCCGAGTACGACCACGAGACGGGCGCCGGCACGGTGCACGTCGAGGTCGACGCCGAGCCGACCGCGTTCCCCGTCACGTTCGAGGTCGATGGCCTCGGCATCCACGTCACGTGGGACACGCCCGCCGACATCGCGCCCGTGCACGTCGACCGCGTCGAGCCGTGGAGCGCCGAGAGCCCCACGCAGTACCAGGGCTTCCTCCGCACCAACGTCGAGGCGCTCTCCACCCGCCTCGGCTTCCGCACCGTGCGCATCGAGGGCGACCGCTTCCTCGTCAACGGCCGCCGCGTGGTCTTCCACGGCGTCAACCGGCACGAGGCCCACCCGGAGCGCGGCCGCGTCTTCGACGAGGAGCACGCACGCGCCGACATGCTGCTGATGAAGCAGCACAACGTCAACGCGATCCGCACCAGCCACTACCCGCCGCACCCCCGCGTGCTCGACCTCGCCGACGAGCTCGGCTTCTGGGTCATCGACGAGTGCGACCTCGAGACGCACGGCTTCGAGTTCGGCGGCTGGGTCGGCAACCCCAGCGACGACCCGCGCTTCGCCGACGCCTACCTCGACCGCATCGAGCGCACGATCGAGCGCGACAAGAACCACCCCTCCATCGTCATGTGGTCGCTCGGCAACGAGTCCGGCACCGGACGCAACCTCGCCGCGATGTCGGCGTGGGTCCACCGCCGCGACCCGGGCCGGCCCGTGCACTACGAGGGCGACTACACGGGCGAGTACACGGACGTCTACTCGCGCATGTACTCGAACCTGCAGGAGACGGAGTCCATCGGCAGCGACGGGATCCCGGGCGACCTGCTCGGCTGCACGCCCGGCGAGGGCATGCGCCAGCGCACCAAGCCCTTCATCCTGTGCGAGTACGTGCACGCCATGGGCAACGGCCCCGGCCAGATCGGCGAGTACGAGGACCTCGTGCTCCGCTACCCGCGCCTGCACGGCGGCTTCGTCTGGGAGTGGCGCGACCACGGCATCCTCACGGAGACCGCGGACGGCGAGGCGTTCTACGCCTACGGCGGCGACTTCGGCGAGGTCGTCCACGACGGCAACTTCGTGATGGACGGCATGGTCCTGCCCGACGACACCCCCACGCCCGGCCTCGCCGAGTACAAGGCCGTCGTGCAGCCCGTCGCGTTCGGGCTCGAGCGCGACGGCGGATCCGCGACCCTCGTGGTCGAGAACCGCTACCACTCCATCTCCACCGCGCACGCGAGCCTCGTCTGGGTTCTCGCGGTCGACGGCGACGACATGGCCACCGGCGTCCTCGACGCCGCGGCCGTGGCGGCCGGCGACACCGCGCGGATCCCGCTGCCCGCCGACGCGCTCGACGCGGGCGAGCTGGCCGCCGACGGCGCCGAGGGCTCTGCGCCCGAGGTGTGGCTGACCGTGCAGGCGATCCTCCGCGACGACGCGCCGTGGGCCGAGGCCGGCCACGTCGTCGCGGTCGAGCAGTTCGACCTCACGCCCGCGCCGCGCCCGGCCGTGCCCGCGCGCTGGGTCGACGCCGACGAGGAGACGTACCCCGCATCCGGCGCCACGCGCCTCACCCTCGGCGACGGCGAGTTCGACCTCGCCACGGGGCGCCTCGGGCGCCTCGGCTCGCTCGAGGTCGACGGCCCGCGCCTGGAGCTGTGGCGCGCGCCCACCGACAACGACCGCAGCGACAGCAGCGGCTCCTACGAGCTGGCGGATCCGCGCCTCACGTTCGGCACGGGCGTGCCCGGCCCGTCGAGCGAGGCGCGCTGGCGCCAGGCGGGCCTCGACCGGCTGACCCACCGGGTCCGCTCGGTGAAGGTCGGCTCCGGCTCGCTGACGGTCGTCGTGCGCACCAGCGCGGCGCAGTCCTTCGACTCGGTCGACACGACGTACTGCTGGACCGAGGGCGCCGACGGCGACCTGGGCCTCCGCGTCGACATCGTGCCGAGCGCCGGCTGGGCCATCACCTGGCCGCGCGTCGGGATCCGCATCGACCTGCCCGCGAGCGTCACCAACGCGGAGTGGTACGGCACCGGCCCGTTCGAGTCGTACCCGGACTCGCGGCGCGCGGCGCTCGTCGGCCGGTTCTCGTCGCTCGTCGACGACCTCGGCGCCGTGTACTCGATGCCGCAGGAGACGGGCCACCGCAGCGACCTGCGGGAGCTCGAGCTCGGCACGTTCGACGGCGAGGGCGGCATCGTGATCCAGGCCCGGCCCGACACCGCGGGCCGCCGCCCCGGCTTCACGGCCTCCCGGCACACGCCGCAGGAGCTCGACCGCGCCGCCCACCCGCACGAGCTGCCCGCGAGCGAGGCGGTGCACCTCTACATCGACGCCGCGCAGCACGGGCTCGGATCGCGCGCGTGCGGACTCGACGTTCTGCCCGAGCACCAGCTGTGGCCGTCGGCGCGCACGCTGGAGCTCACCATCCGCAGCCGCTGA
- a CDS encoding carbohydrate ABC transporter permease — protein MTATEARPTTSESAAEKAEQKRAAQAAEAKVSRPSKAGSTPGAGTKPATRIIVTAILTLVALYFLVPVYYIVVAATKTTADLFATNGFLFANMNLWQNLTMVFTYDDGIFVRWFLNSVLYAGVGALIATYFAAAGGYALAKYKFKGSNLVFGTILGGVLVPGTATALPLFLLFSTLGIANTYWSVLIPSLVSPFGLFLCRIYAQASVEDAVIESGRIDGASELRIFHTLALRSMTPALVTVFLFQLVGIWNNYFLPLIMLADDKLYPITLGLNNWRSQVDRLPEFYQLTTGGVLVSIIPLIAAMIVLQRFWRGGLTDGAVKG, from the coding sequence ATGACCGCCACGGAGGCACGACCGACCACCAGCGAGAGCGCCGCCGAGAAGGCGGAGCAGAAGCGCGCCGCGCAGGCCGCCGAGGCGAAGGTGAGCCGGCCGTCGAAGGCCGGGAGCACCCCGGGTGCGGGCACGAAGCCCGCGACCCGGATCATCGTCACGGCGATCCTCACGCTCGTCGCGCTGTACTTCCTCGTCCCCGTCTACTACATCGTGGTCGCCGCCACGAAGACGACGGCCGACCTGTTCGCCACCAACGGGTTCCTGTTCGCGAACATGAACCTCTGGCAGAACCTCACGATGGTGTTCACGTACGACGACGGCATCTTCGTGCGCTGGTTCCTCAACTCGGTGCTCTACGCCGGCGTGGGCGCGCTCATCGCGACCTACTTCGCCGCCGCGGGCGGGTACGCGCTGGCGAAGTACAAGTTCAAGGGATCGAACCTCGTGTTCGGCACGATCCTCGGCGGGGTGCTCGTGCCCGGCACGGCGACCGCGCTGCCGCTGTTCCTGCTCTTCAGCACCTTGGGGATCGCGAACACGTACTGGTCGGTGCTCATCCCGTCGCTCGTGTCGCCGTTCGGCCTGTTCCTCTGCCGGATCTACGCGCAGGCGTCGGTGGAGGACGCGGTGATCGAGTCCGGCCGGATCGACGGGGCGAGCGAGCTGCGGATCTTCCACACGCTCGCGCTGCGCTCCATGACGCCCGCGCTCGTGACGGTGTTCCTCTTCCAGCTCGTCGGCATCTGGAACAACTACTTCCTGCCGCTGATCATGCTGGCCGACGACAAGCTCTACCCGATCACGCTCGGCCTCAACAACTGGCGGAGCCAGGTCGACCGGCTGCCGGAGTTCTACCAGCTGACGACGGGCGGCGTGCTCGTCTCGATCATCCCGCTCATCGCCGCGATGATCGTGCTGCAGCGGTTCTGGCGGGGCGGTCTGACCGACGGCGCCGTGAAGGGCTGA
- a CDS encoding carbohydrate ABC transporter permease: protein MSVDTRPASGERAATRPVRTPRSGVTKGQLKKSQTIAPWVLLAPFLAVFLLTFVLPIVYAVFQSFTTVRREGLFGEQGVTTVFAGFENYALALANDAFTASIGRVLLFGIVQVPVMIILCTILALLLESASAKWPQFFRAAYFMPYGVPGVIATILWGFLYIPGLSPIIDIGEMFGVQLDFLGAGTVLWSIANIVTWTYTGYNMLIIIAQLKSIPGDVYEAARIDGAGAWRTALSIQLPLIRPALVLATVFSIIGTLQLFAEPQVLAVSAPAIDSQYTPNLSAYTTTFAYNDYGVAAAQAVIIALAAFVLSFVFLAFTNRKPKEEREAAARKKKKARA from the coding sequence TCGCAGACCATCGCGCCCTGGGTGCTGCTCGCGCCCTTCCTCGCGGTCTTCCTGCTGACCTTCGTGCTCCCCATCGTCTACGCGGTGTTCCAGTCGTTCACGACCGTGCGGCGCGAGGGCCTGTTCGGCGAGCAGGGGGTGACCACCGTCTTCGCCGGGTTCGAGAACTACGCGCTGGCGCTCGCCAACGACGCGTTCACGGCGTCCATCGGCCGGGTGCTGCTGTTCGGCATCGTGCAGGTGCCGGTGATGATCATCCTCTGCACGATCCTCGCGCTCCTGCTCGAGTCGGCGTCGGCGAAGTGGCCCCAGTTCTTCCGGGCGGCCTACTTCATGCCGTACGGCGTGCCGGGCGTCATCGCGACGATCCTCTGGGGCTTCCTCTACATCCCGGGGCTGTCGCCCATCATCGACATCGGCGAGATGTTCGGGGTGCAACTCGACTTCCTCGGCGCCGGCACCGTGCTCTGGTCCATCGCGAACATCGTGACCTGGACATACACGGGCTACAACATGCTCATCATCATCGCCCAGCTGAAGTCGATCCCCGGGGACGTCTACGAGGCCGCGCGCATCGACGGCGCGGGCGCGTGGCGCACGGCGCTCTCGATCCAGCTGCCGCTGATCCGGCCGGCGCTCGTGCTCGCGACCGTGTTCTCGATCATCGGGACGCTGCAGCTGTTCGCGGAGCCGCAGGTGCTCGCCGTCTCGGCGCCCGCGATCGACTCGCAGTACACGCCGAACCTGTCGGCGTACACGACGACCTTCGCGTACAACGACTACGGCGTCGCCGCGGCGCAGGCGGTCATCATCGCCCTCGCCGCGTTCGTCCTGTCGTTCGTGTTCCTGGCCTTCACCAACAGGAAGCCCAAGGAGGAGCGGGAAGCCGCTGCCCGGAAGAAGAAGAAGGCGCGCGCATGA